Part of the Polyangium spumosum genome is shown below.
CTGCTCGGCAATCAGCCCGACCCCGACCATTTCTCCGTGTTCGGCGCGTCCGACGAGGCGCATCACATCAAGGGCGGCAACCAGCAGATCCCCATCGCCATCGCCAGGGCGCTCGGACCGCACGCCGTCAAGCGCGGGCACCGGCTCGTCCGCCTGCGCGAGAGCCCGGCGGGGAGGCAAATCCTCACCTTTCAGCGAGGGCCGGGCGTGATCGACGTCGTGGCCGACTGGGTCGTGCTCGCCGTCCCGTTCGCCGTCTTGCGCACCATCGACCTGAGGGGCGCCGGCTTCGACGCGCGCAAGCGCCTCGCGATCGAGCAGCTCGGCCGGGGTCACAACGGCAAGCTTCACCTCCAGTTTTCGCGCCGATACTGGCGCGACGAGGGCCCCTGGCCCGGCAGGAGTGATGGATCCACGTATGCCGATACCGGCTACCAGAATACGTGGGAGGTCAGCCGCGCCCAGCCGGGCGAGCCCGGGCTCCTCGTCCTGTATACCGGCGGGGCCGTGACGGACGCGATGTCCACGCGGAGGCCTTTCGCCACCATCAAGGACGCGGGTGTCCTCGCGGACGCGCGCGCGGGGCTCGGCAGGCTGGAGAGGGTTTTGCCAGGAGGCACCAAGAACTGGAACGGGAGAGCGACGCAATCGATGCCGCACGCGAGCCCGCTCTACGAGGCGTCGTATTCTTTTTATCGTGTGGGCCAGCGGGTCCTGTTCGGCGGCCACGAGGCGGCTCGCCAGGGCAGGGTGCTCTTCTGCGGCGAGCATACGTCGCTCGATTTCCAGGGGCACATGGAGGGCGCCGCCTCCCAGGGCGCACGCGCGGCGGAGGAGCTCGCGCGGCTCATCGTGTAGCGGATGAATCCATACGCACGACGGCCGGCGCCACCTCACATGGCCAACATGCTCGCGAACGTCCGTTCGAGCGCCTTGGGATCACGCTGCCACGTCGCGAAGAGGTCGCGTGCGTTGGGATCGGGTAGAATCTCGTCGAGCCCCTGCTCGACGCCTTCGACGATGCCCCGCGCCACGACCTCCGGGCTCGTCTTCGGTATCTCGAACGAGCGGATCATATCCGTGTCGATCGCGCCTGGCAGGGCGGCGTGGACACGGATGTTCTTTTTCGCGACCTCCGCGCGGAGGGCCTGCGTCATCGACCAGGCCGCGGCCTTCGCGGCGGAATAGGCGCCGATCCCCGGCATGTTCGCGAGCGATACGATCGACAGCACGTTCACGACCGCCGCGCCGCCCGACGCGCCCGCCCGCTCCAGCGCTGGCAGGAAGGCCTTCGTCGCCGCGAGCGTGCCGAAGAAATTCGTCGCGAACTCCGCCGCGACCCCATCCGCGCTGCTCCCCGTGATGCTCGACGAGACGAGCACACCCGCATTGTTGATCAGCACCGTGACATCGGACGCGATGGCCGCCGCGGCGGCGACCGAGCTCGGGTCCGTGATGTCGAGCGGGAGCGGCACCACGCGGTCGCGCGCCTCCGCGACGAGCGGCTCGAGCTGCACGGGATTTCGCGCCGCGGCGTAGACACGACGCGCGCCCGCCTCGAGGACCACGCGCAAAAGCGCGCGCCCGAGCCCGCGGTTCGATCCGGTCACCAGCACGATTGCATCTTTCATCTTCATGGCGTCACCTCGAGCGCCACTCTGCGCTGGATACGCGCCTCGGAGTAGGCTTCGGGGGCGAAAGTCATTCTTGCGCGTGGCGCAAGAGTCGTGCAGCATGGCGCCGTGGACCTATTGGCTTGCATGACGACCTTCGTGCGCGTCATCGACGGCGGGAGCCTCTCTGCGGCTGCGCGCGCGCAGCGGCTCTCGTTGCCCGCCGTCAGCCGGCAGCTCCGCGCGCTCGAGGCGGAGCTCGGGGCCGCGCTCCTCGTCCGGTCGACGCGTCGCCTGCGCGTGACCGACGCCGGGCAGCGCTGGTACGAGCACTGCGTCCGCGTCCTCCGCGACATCGACGACGGACGCGAGGCGGTCCGGAGCACGCAGAGCGCTCGTGGCACGCTCGTCGTCAGCACGTCGCTCACGTACGGGGCGCTCGTCGTCATCCCGCGGCTCCGGAGGCTCGCGGAGGAGCACCCGCAGCTCGTCGTGGACCTGCGCCTCGAGGACCAGCTCGTCGACCTCGTCGGCGAGGGCGTCGACGTCGCCGTGCGCGCTGGATCGCCGCCGCCCGATAGCACCGCGTACATCGCGCAGCCGCTCGCCACCATGGCCCGCGTCCTCGTCGCCGCGCCGAAGTGGCTGCGCAAGAACGGGACGCCGCGCACGCCCCTCGAGCTCGCGCGCTTCGATCACCTCGTCCAGGTGACGCCGGCCGGCTCCGTCGTGCGCTGGAGGCTCTTGCGCGAGCGCGAGGAGGAGACCCCCGACGTGCGTGCTCGTATTCGTTCGAACGCGCCCCTCGCGCTGCGCGACCTCGCGCTCGACGGGGCGGGGATCGCGTACCTACCGGATTGGCTCGTCGAGACGGAGATCGCGCAAGGGCGGCTCCGGCGCGTGCTGCCGGAGTGGTCGTCGCCGCCGATCACCGCCTACGCGATCTACCGCGCCGAGCTCCGCGGTGCGCCACGGGTGCAGGCATTCGTGAACGCGCTGGCCCGGGATGGCGCGCCCCGCGCGACGAAAATCGAAAGCCGATCGTGAGCACGTTTTCGAGAATGCCTTTCGGCTGTCATGGCGGCGCGCTTCCCCTATACTGTCCCGCCACCTCTCCCTTCAGGAGCGATCGACCATGACCCAGCCCCAGAACCGCAGAGCTT
Proteins encoded:
- a CDS encoding LysR family transcriptional regulator — protein: MTTFVRVIDGGSLSAAARAQRLSLPAVSRQLRALEAELGAALLVRSTRRLRVTDAGQRWYEHCVRVLRDIDDGREAVRSTQSARGTLVVSTSLTYGALVVIPRLRRLAEEHPQLVVDLRLEDQLVDLVGEGVDVAVRAGSPPPDSTAYIAQPLATMARVLVAAPKWLRKNGTPRTPLELARFDHLVQVTPAGSVVRWRLLREREEETPDVRARIRSNAPLALRDLALDGAGIAYLPDWLVETEIAQGRLRRVLPEWSSPPITAYAIYRAELRGAPRVQAFVNALARDGAPRATKIESRS
- a CDS encoding flavin monoamine oxidase family protein, which translates into the protein MARTPLLRLLEKLASEHHAARRRGLSTAALREERAATRERDARRGISLARRRFLGAAGAGALTLVFPRVLRAAANPTIAIVGAGIAGLTCALALRDRGLSATVYEASGRMGGRMFSNTTSWDAGQVSEWCGELIDSNNRTLFALARRFGLTMDSLEGEKPSGLVNTYFFDGRYYPVAEAERDFARVYPALLSDLLAAGETTTHDRATPAGRALDRMSVFDWIASRVPGGHASPLGQLLDVAYVIEWGADSRDQSALNLVYLLGNQPDPDHFSVFGASDEAHHIKGGNQQIPIAIARALGPHAVKRGHRLVRLRESPAGRQILTFQRGPGVIDVVADWVVLAVPFAVLRTIDLRGAGFDARKRLAIEQLGRGHNGKLHLQFSRRYWRDEGPWPGRSDGSTYADTGYQNTWEVSRAQPGEPGLLVLYTGGAVTDAMSTRRPFATIKDAGVLADARAGLGRLERVLPGGTKNWNGRATQSMPHASPLYEASYSFYRVGQRVLFGGHEAARQGRVLFCGEHTSLDFQGHMEGAASQGARAAEELARLIV
- a CDS encoding SDR family oxidoreductase, whose protein sequence is MKMKDAIVLVTGSNRGLGRALLRVVLEAGARRVYAAARNPVQLEPLVAEARDRVVPLPLDITDPSSVAAAAAIASDVTVLINNAGVLVSSSITGSSADGVAAEFATNFFGTLAATKAFLPALERAGASGGAAVVNVLSIVSLANMPGIGAYSAAKAAAWSMTQALRAEVAKKNIRVHAALPGAIDTDMIRSFEIPKTSPEVVARGIVEGVEQGLDEILPDPNARDLFATWQRDPKALERTFASMLAM